The DNA segment TCCCTCGGAGCTCGTGCCGCTCGAAGAGGCGGAGCGGCGTTACATCCTGCGGGTGGTGGAGAACGTCGGCGGAAACAAGACGCTCGCCGCTCGGGTCCTCGGGATCGGGCGGAAGACGCTCTACCGGAAGCTCGTTCAGTACGGGGCATCCGGCGAGTAGAGCCGACGCCTTCCGCACCGCGGGTCGGAATGACCCAGGCCCATCGCCCGTCGCGCCTCCGCGACCGGCGCATTCGGGCGCGTTCCGGCCGGCACGTTACGTGCACCGCTTCCTGGTGGGACGCGAACGATGCCAGGGTCTCCAGGACGAAGCTCCGAACGGTCGACGCAGACAGAACGACAGATGTGCGGCGGCCGCTGATGGAGCGCTGCCTCTGGCACGCCGCGAAGCGCCCATCGCAGCAGGGACCGGGGACGGTGGACAAGGGGACGGTGGACAAGCCGTCCTCGGTTCCCCGGGCGTCCGGCGCACGCGCGTGGCAGGAGGACGTCGACTGGCACGCGTGGTTCCGTAAGCTCGGCCGGCAGACGCGTGCCCTGCGCGAGCTTCTCGGCCTCTCCCAGGACCGGCTCGCGGTGTTGGCGGGTGTGAGCCAGGGCACGGTCAGCCGCTTCGAGATAGGGACCGCTCAGGGCACGCCGGCCGTCGTCATGTTCAGGCTCGCCGTCGCTCTCGCGCGGCAGTGCCGCGCGGAGAATCACGAGCTCCTGGCCGAGCCGCTCGTCCGGGTTCTCGATGACATCGAGGAGCTCGTGCCGGTGAGGGCGGTCCGAGACCTCCCGATGATCGCGCGGGACCCCCAGGCGGAGCAGCTGCGGATCCTCTTCATGGCCGCGCCGCCGCGTGCTCGCGAAGCCGTCCTCTCGATCGTCCGCGCCTTCTGCACGATAGCCGGCAGCCACCCGCGGAACGATCCGGTCTGACCCGACGCACGATTGCCCGACAACGTGGACGTCGGGAGGTTCGGCGTGGTATCGGGCGACCGGCTGCCCGGCGGTCGGACGGTCGTGGGGGCAAGTGCGCCCGACGGGCACGCCGTCGTGGGGCTCGAGCTCGTCGGCAAGGGGAGCGATCCCGAGGCGGCCCTCCGTGCGTACCAGCAGAATGCGAAGATCGATCTCGCCCCCGGCGCCGAGCGGCTCATGGTCGGCGGGCTGCCGGCGATCCATGCGACGACGACCGCCCGCACGCGCGACGGGCGGGTCGCGCTCGATCTCACGTGGATCGCGCACGCGGAGCGCATCTACCGGATCATCGGGGCGACGCCGCCCGACGGAGCGGCGGCGGCGAAGCCGCTCTTCGGCGCGACGGTCGAGAGCTTCCGGCCCCTGACGGCGAGTGAGCGGGCCGGCATCCGCGAGACCCGTCTGCGCATCGTCGCCGCCCGCGCGGGCGAGGGACTGGGCGACGTGCTCGCACGCGGCCGCAGCACGTGGACGGTCGAGACGGCCGCGGTGGCGAACGGTCTCGACGCCACGGCGCGTCTCCGCCAGGCCAAGCTCGTGAAGGTGGCGGTCGCAGAGCCGTACGCGGGTGGGCAGTGAAGAGCTGCGATCGGGATCACGCCGTTGCGGCACGTCACCTCGAGTGGTGTCGCCCGATCCGCCCCTCGCGGTCCACGCACGTACGCTACCCATCGGGACATGCTCCATGGCGCCCGGGTAGGCGCCCATCCGGACCACTTAGGGTGAAGCGGTCGCCTGAAACGGTCGCCTTGACACGTCGCGGAAGGCGCGCGTATCGTCCGCGCCACTCGGACGAGTCCCTGATGTGGTGGTTCACGCCCAGGACGGGTCACTCCCGTGATGCTCGGCGCCGCGTCGGGGCACTCGTCGGTA comes from the Deltaproteobacteria bacterium genome and includes:
- a CDS encoding helix-turn-helix transcriptional regulator, translating into MTQAHRPSRLRDRRIRARSGRHVTCTASWWDANDARVSRTKLRTVDADRTTDVRRPLMERCLWHAAKRPSQQGPGTVDKGTVDKPSSVPRASGARAWQEDVDWHAWFRKLGRQTRALRELLGLSQDRLAVLAGVSQGTVSRFEIGTAQGTPAVVMFRLAVALARQCRAENHELLAEPLVRVLDDIEELVPVRAVRDLPMIARDPQAEQLRILFMAAPPRAREAVLSIVRAFCTIAGSHPRNDPV